A region from the Kineothrix sp. IPX-CK genome encodes:
- a CDS encoding zinc-dependent alcohol dehydrogenase, which yields MGEKMRVVAITEERKVEVKEVRMPQPKENQILMRIKACAICTWEQRTFTRESHMPLPFVGGHEIAGEVAQLGKGVSPKEFPVGGKIVARLINVCGKCYFCRRGEENLCVELNNLDSSEMEIMGTGGMGEYLAINASQAYRIPDELPDVKAAFAEPLACVLNSIEKGRIELGDDVVVIGGGIMGMLHVMSAKLSGARVILSEPDPERRRIAEELGCDITFNPLEKNPVEYVRSLTEGRGAEAVFNTTPISAVAKQAVEMTAPMGRCIMYSSQHPDKPFEISPNWLHNSETIVTGAVSPSVRSFNRSVNLLAKKIIDPEKLVSGTYSYENAQDAFEAAVRPDTYRIIVTF from the coding sequence ATGGGTGAGAAAATGAGAGTAGTAGCAATCACAGAGGAAAGGAAAGTGGAGGTAAAGGAAGTAAGAATGCCGCAGCCTAAGGAGAACCAGATTCTGATGCGGATAAAAGCGTGCGCAATCTGTACATGGGAACAGAGAACCTTTACACGGGAATCACATATGCCGCTGCCTTTCGTGGGAGGACATGAAATTGCAGGAGAAGTTGCACAGTTAGGAAAGGGTGTTAGTCCGAAAGAGTTTCCTGTGGGAGGAAAAATTGTCGCGAGATTGATTAATGTATGCGGAAAATGCTATTTCTGCCGTAGAGGGGAAGAAAACCTCTGTGTGGAATTAAATAATCTGGACAGCTCGGAGATGGAAATTATGGGAACAGGCGGTATGGGAGAATATCTTGCCATTAATGCTTCTCAGGCTTACCGCATTCCCGATGAACTGCCGGATGTAAAAGCAGCCTTTGCCGAGCCGCTTGCCTGTGTTCTTAACAGTATTGAAAAAGGAAGAATTGAGCTTGGCGATGATGTGGTAGTTATTGGCGGAGGTATCATGGGTATGCTCCATGTTATGAGCGCCAAGCTGAGCGGTGCCAGAGTTATATTGAGCGAGCCTGATCCGGAAAGAAGAAGAATTGCCGAGGAATTGGGCTGTGATATCACTTTTAATCCTTTGGAAAAAAATCCGGTAGAGTATGTCCGCTCATTAACTGAGGGAAGAGGAGCAGAGGCGGTATTTAACACCACACCTATTTCGGCGGTTGCCAAACAGGCAGTGGAAATGACCGCACCTATGGGCCGCTGCATTATGTATAGCTCCCAGCATCCTGACAAGCCTTTTGAAATAAGCCCGAATTGGCTTCATAATTCGGAGACCATCGTTACCGGAGCGGTCAGCCCCAGCGTTCGTTCCTTTAACCGGTCGGTCAATCTGCTGGCGAAAAAGATTATCGATCCGGAGAAACTTGTGTCGGGAACCTATTCGTATGAAAACGCTCAGGATGCTTTTGAGGCTGCCGTACGTCCGGATACATACAGAATTATTGTAACCTTTTAA
- a CDS encoding PTS sugar transporter subunit IIC, with amino-acid sequence MSVFQAMLLGVLYYLGNSSIVAGPVGYYTIYRPLIGGFLTGLVLGDPVTGVIVGATINLMYIGFISAGGALPGDMCLAGILGAALAITGGLDTEAALAIAVPIGLIGTLLWFGRLTLDSFFAHLADKYVEKGESGKIWIASVLLPQSMLFVMTAIPCFLAAYFGAGYIQGAINALGGTVLGVLIIIGGMMPALGIGLTLLYIFKGEARIFFFVGFLLAVYFGLSMIAVGFLALCSAVVYTQLRNAKGGEANV; translated from the coding sequence ATGAGTGTATTTCAAGCAATGCTATTGGGAGTTTTGTACTATTTGGGAAATAGTTCTATAGTGGCGGGACCGGTGGGTTATTATACCATTTACAGACCGCTCATCGGAGGCTTTTTGACAGGACTTGTACTGGGAGATCCTGTAACAGGAGTTATTGTAGGCGCAACAATTAACTTGATGTATATCGGTTTTATATCCGCAGGAGGTGCCCTTCCCGGAGATATGTGTCTTGCAGGTATTTTGGGTGCGGCGCTCGCTATTACGGGAGGACTTGATACAGAGGCGGCTTTGGCAATTGCAGTTCCGATAGGTTTGATCGGCACATTGCTTTGGTTTGGAAGACTGACACTGGATTCTTTCTTCGCACATTTGGCGGATAAGTATGTGGAAAAAGGAGAATCCGGAAAAATATGGATTGCCAGCGTGCTGCTGCCACAGTCCATGCTGTTTGTTATGACCGCTATCCCGTGTTTTCTGGCAGCATATTTTGGAGCCGGATATATTCAGGGAGCAATTAATGCGCTGGGCGGAACAGTACTGGGAGTACTGATTATTATCGGAGGTATGATGCCTGCGCTAGGTATTGGTCTGACATTATTATACATATTTAAAGGAGAAGCAAGAATATTTTTCTTCGTGGGATTTTTACTGGCGGTTTATTTTGGACTGAGTATGATTGCTGTCGGTTTCCTGGCACTTTGCAGTGCGGTTGTTTATACACAGCTTAGAAATGCAAAAGGAGGAGAAGCAAATGTCTAA
- a CDS encoding PTS system mannose/fructose/sorbose family transporter subunit IID produces MSNMNHKEIKKETEGSYILLSDKEVKRSWINWLFNNQANYNYERMMGTGFLHAMVPIAKKLYKDDMEKQREMLRRHTGFFNCEPCLGSAIAGLTVAMEEQKAAGGEIEGEAVTSIKTGLMGPLSGIGDSIIQGVIVPLLLAFAIDMASGGSVVAPIVYSLVMIAVVFGISYTLFMTGYKKGSGAILNILENGIVNKIIAGANIMGCMVLGALVANYVSMSCGIQIQQTADSVFSVQEQLFDTIIPKLLPLLLTLGSYKMLKKGWSSVKVLLLIVIIGVIGGVTGILG; encoded by the coding sequence ATGTCTAATATGAATCATAAAGAAATAAAAAAAGAAACTGAAGGTTCTTATATCTTATTATCGGATAAAGAAGTGAAACGTTCCTGGATCAACTGGTTATTTAATAATCAGGCAAATTACAACTATGAGCGAATGATGGGAACAGGTTTCCTTCATGCGATGGTTCCGATCGCAAAGAAATTATACAAGGACGACATGGAAAAACAGCGGGAAATGCTTAGGCGCCATACAGGCTTCTTTAACTGTGAACCCTGCCTTGGTTCGGCGATTGCCGGACTTACGGTAGCCATGGAGGAGCAAAAGGCTGCCGGAGGAGAAATCGAGGGCGAAGCGGTCACTTCCATTAAAACAGGGCTTATGGGACCTCTCTCGGGTATCGGCGACAGTATTATTCAGGGTGTTATTGTTCCCCTGCTCCTTGCATTTGCCATCGATATGGCAAGCGGAGGAAGCGTTGTGGCACCTATCGTATATTCACTTGTCATGATTGCGGTTGTGTTCGGTATTTCTTATACCTTATTTATGACCGGATATAAAAAGGGAAGCGGCGCTATTTTAAATATCCTTGAGAACGGTATTGTCAATAAAATCATTGCAGGCGCAAATATCATGGGATGTATGGTGCTGGGAGCTCTTGTAGCTAACTACGTATCCATGAGCTGCGGTATCCAGATCCAGCAGACAGCAGATAGTGTATTCAGTGTGCAGGAGCAGCTGTTCGATACGATCATACCGAAATTGCTTCCCCTTCTGCTGACGCTGGGAAGTTATAAAATGCTGAAAAAAGGCTGGTCATCCGTTAAAGTATTGCTGCTTATCGTTATCATCGGTGTGATTGGCGGCGTAACAGGAATTTTAGGTTAA
- a CDS encoding HPr family phosphocarrier protein, whose translation MEKRKVVVVAKAGLHARPANLLTKEAQHFHSSVEISVRGTRYNAKSLIGILAAGVDCGTEIEVVCEGTDEKEACEAVTKLIAGGMGE comes from the coding sequence ATGGAAAAAAGAAAAGTAGTAGTAGTTGCAAAAGCAGGACTGCATGCCAGACCGGCGAACTTATTAACAAAAGAAGCACAGCATTTTCATTCCTCCGTTGAAATATCTGTAAGGGGTACACGTTACAATGCAAAATCTCTGATTGGTATTTTGGCGGCAGGTGTCGACTGCGGTACGGAAATAGAAGTGGTATGTGAAGGAACAGATGAAAAAGAAGCTTGTGAAGCAGTTACGAAATTGATTGCCGGCGGAATGGGCGAATAA
- a CDS encoding iron-containing alcohol dehydrogenase translates to MQYKMFKTTQYVLGNGSIEKLGEYIDKKIAFVVDEGIMRALELDKMIFDNMLKEANYKIVCNMKAEPHMYMLETPINEIRKFEPDVIVGIGGGSVMDTAKALWLFYELPDYDWEKATKAYEVEPFPGKAELIVVPTTSGTGSETTGCAVIKDEHKKKRMILSDEIIPDLAIMDFDLLKSLPSGNIVFSGTDALAHALEAGVSKLASTMVRMQCIQAAVTIIKELPKSVRGDMEAREKMHVAATMAGAGINNSITGMAHGMDQAGGDFGKPHGLMTGLLLPYTMEYLIPQPVYEEVADQLQITGSSEEKQKKLVKRIWEMYEEIQMPLTLKETGISEQEYLDKIPSYIKAASKDANIMFAPRELAEEELNNLYRSFYYGK, encoded by the coding sequence ATGCAGTATAAAATGTTTAAAACCACGCAATATGTGCTGGGAAATGGAAGTATCGAAAAATTAGGAGAGTACATAGACAAAAAGATAGCTTTCGTGGTAGACGAAGGAATCATGCGGGCATTGGAGCTTGATAAGATGATTTTCGACAATATGCTAAAGGAAGCAAACTATAAAATAGTATGTAATATGAAGGCAGAACCTCATATGTACATGCTGGAAACTCCTATAAATGAAATACGAAAATTTGAACCGGACGTAATTGTAGGAATCGGCGGCGGATCCGTAATGGATACTGCAAAAGCATTATGGCTGTTTTATGAACTCCCTGATTACGATTGGGAAAAAGCAACAAAAGCTTACGAGGTGGAGCCGTTCCCCGGTAAAGCAGAACTTATTGTAGTACCGACAACGAGTGGAACGGGATCTGAAACAACCGGCTGTGCCGTCATAAAAGATGAGCATAAGAAAAAGCGCATGATTTTGAGCGATGAAATCATTCCTGACCTGGCCATTATGGATTTTGATTTATTAAAAAGTCTTCCTTCCGGAAATATTGTATTTTCGGGAACGGATGCTCTGGCTCATGCGCTGGAAGCCGGCGTTAGCAAACTGGCGAGTACAATGGTCAGGATGCAGTGTATTCAGGCTGCGGTAACAATTATAAAAGAACTGCCGAAGTCTGTGCGAGGAGATATGGAGGCCAGGGAAAAAATGCATGTGGCCGCGACCATGGCGGGAGCGGGAATCAATAATTCTATTACGGGAATGGCACACGGTATGGATCAGGCGGGAGGGGATTTTGGAAAGCCTCATGGTCTGATGACAGGACTGCTGCTGCCTTATACGATGGAATATCTTATTCCGCAGCCTGTTTATGAAGAGGTGGCAGATCAGCTTCAGATAACCGGTTCTTCGGAGGAGAAACAAAAGAAGCTGGTAAAAAGAATTTGGGAAATGTATGAGGAAATCCAGATGCCTTTGACTTTAAAAGAAACGGGAATTTCCGAGCAGGAATATCTGGATAAGATTCCTTCTTATATAAAGGCGGCCTCTAAGGATGCAAACATTATGTTTGCGCCGAGAGAGCTTGCAGAAGAGGAACTCAATAATTTGTACCGTTCCTTTTATTACGGAAAATAG